TCCATATCAAAGATAGTTTGAAGATTCAAAATGGTAATGGCTAGGTTACGGCAATAGCTTTCAAAAAGCGGATAGACTGTTTTATCTCCTTCATTTATGGCCTTAAATGCGGCTAAACCATCCTTTAAATCTGAGTTACCTAGCACTTCATTTACCTTGGTAATTAAACCGACAGCCGACAAAGTCATGCCTCGCATCAATGAAGGATCAACTTTTTCCATTTGAACTGGTAACAGAAAGGTCAACTCACCCGCTTGAAAATGACTTCCTTGAAAAAGTTTACCATTAATAATAAATCCACCACCTAGACCTGAACCCAAAACAAGAGCTGCACCATTGGCCACTCCTTGCAAATGACCTGTAGCTAGCTCTGCCAAGGCCGCTGCTTTACCATCATTAAGAGCCATCACAGGCAGATGGTACTTGGCTTCGAGGACCTCTTTAATACGAAAGCCGTGGAAGAACCTCAATAAGCCACCATGATAAATCACACCTTCCTCAGTATCAACCGTCCCTGGAACACTAATTGCTATACCTGATAAGTCTACTTCAACTGAAGTAACTATCTGATCAATCACGTCAATAGCTTGTTCTAAGGTTTGTGGAGATGACTGCGTCGGCAGACTCTTTTCAATGGCAAACTGCTCTGAAACAAGTGCTGACTTCACCTGTGTTCCCCCAAAATCAATCGCTAAAATCGTCATAAGCATCCTCCACAGATTGTTATTCGTCATTATAACACAAAATAACAAAAACTAGAAAAAACGGTTCCAAAATGCTATCATAAACTTACAGAATTAGATAAAAGGAGTTATCTCACATGACTAAATTTCTACACACTTGTGTCCGTGTCAAGGACCTAGAAGCCTCACTTAAATTTTATAAAGAAGCTCTTGGTTTCAAAGAAGCTCGTCGCAATGATTTTCCAGAATATAAGTTCACCCTTGTCTACTTGCAACTCGAAGATGATCCTGATTACGAGTTGGAATTAACCTACAACTACGACCATGAAGCTTATGATCTTGGGGATGGATATGGTCATATCGCCGTTGGTGTTGATGACCTAGAAGCTACACACCAAGCTCACAAAGAAGCTGGCTATACTGTCACAGACCTCTCAGGTCTTCCTGGTAAACCAAAAATGTACTATTTTATCACTGATCCAGATGGCTATAAGATTGAAGTTATTCGTTTGACGCAATTCCTAGAAAAATAAAACAAAAAAAGTCAGATTGTATAGATCTGGCTTCTTTTTGTGCTTAATTTTTATTATCTGTCTTTAAGGCTGACAAAATTTGGGTACGAATATCATCCACACCGTTTGGATTATTTGGTAGGAATAAGGTTTGATTGCCTTTAGCCGCAAAAGTATTAAGGGTATCTAGATATTGGTTAGTCAAGAGAATAGACATAATCTGCTCTTCAGACATACCCACATTGGCCTCTTTAAGTTCTGCGATAGATTCAGCCAATCCATCAACGATTGCCTTACGTTGTTGGGCAATACCGACCCCGTGAAGACGATCTTTTTCAGCTTCGGCTTCAGCTGCTGTGACAATCTTGATCTTATCAGCTTCTGCCAATTCTTGAGCTGCGACACGCTTACGTTGGGCAGCATTGATTTCGTTCATAGACTGTTTAACTTCAGCATCTGGTTCAACTTTGGTAATCAAAGTCTTAACAATGATATACCCATAAGTTGTCATTTCTTCAGCCACTTGGTGTTGAACCTCAAGGGCAATTTCATCTTTCTTCTCAAAGAGTTCATCGAGCGTCAATTTAGGAACTGATGAACGGAGAGCATCCTCAATGTATGATTTAATTTGAGCTTCTGGACGCATGAGTTTATAGTAAGCATCTGTAACATTTTGCTCATTAACACGATATTGAGTAGCCACATTCATCATGACAAAGACATTGTCCTTTGTCTTAGTCTCAACCACAATCTCACTTTGAAGCAAACGTAGTTGAATACGAGCGGCAATTTTATCGATACCAAATGGTAAACGCATATGAATCCCACTCGTTGCAATTTTTTGATAACGCCCAAAACGTTCAACGATAGCCACTGACTGTTGACGTACAACGTAAAGCATACTGATGAGAATTCCCAAAATAATCAGGAATGAAAACAGTAAAAAGAGAAGTGCTGCTTGCATGTTAAGTCCTCCAAAATAAACATTAAAAATTTCTTTGCTTTATTATAGCACAGTGATACAATTTTTCAAGAAAAATAGCATAGCTCGTTCGAAATAGTGTAAAAGAGATACTTTCTTTATCGCTTATATGTCAGCACTCCTGAAAACTTGGAAACTCCTGTTAATCGAGAGAGAGTTGTACGCAACAGGCGAGACTTTTCGATATAAGAAAAAGGCTGAAACGATTGCGTTTCAGCCTCTTAGTATTTTCGAAAATAAAATCGTTTGAAGAATTATTCTAGATGGCATCTAAAACTCAAATCTCAAAAGACTTATTTACGATACATCTTAACTTGAAGGTAAATATCGTTATAGATTCCGAGCCATTTTTGACCTAAGTTGTTATAGACTTCAAGGTTTTTAATGGTTGATTCTGAGGGATAAAAGGCTTTATCATCAGTGATACTCTTTGGAAGCAAGGCTTTAGCTGCTTGGTTAGGTGTGGCGTAACCGATATATTCAGCATTTTGGGCTGCATTTTCTGGTTTAAGCATGAAGTTGATAAAGGTGTAAGCCTCTTTTTCATGCTTTACAGTCTTAGGAATCACCAGATTATCAAACCAAAGATTTGAGCCTTCAGATGGGACAACATAACGTAGGTCCTCATTTTTATCAAGCATCTCACTAGCTTCCCCTGAGAAGGTTACTCCAATGGCCGCATCACCTTGAACCATGTAGCCCTTCATCTCGTCACCAACAATAGCCTTGATATTTGGTGTCAGACTATTAAGTTTAGTTTCAGCCAAACGTAATTCGGTCATGTTCTTCGTATTCAAGCTATATCCCAGGCTATTGAGTGAGAAACCAAGAACTTCACGCGCGCCATCCACGAGCATAATCTGGTTTTTGTAATCTGGTGACCAAAGATCATCCCAGTGCTGTGGTGCTTTTTTCACCAATTTTGTATTATAAACAATGCCGACAGTTCCCCAGAAATAAGGGACGGAATAGTCATTGTGAGGGTCAAAACTAAGTCCTTTAAAGCTTGAGCCAATCTGGTCAAAACCTTTGATTTTAGATTTATCCAACTTCACCAAAAGGTCTTCCTTAACCATTTTATCAATAGTATAGTCTGACGGCACAGCGATATCGTAGGTTGTTCCGCCCTGCTTAATCTTGGTATACATGGCTTCATTGGAATCAAAGGTTTCGTACTGAACCTTGATGCCCGTTTCTTTTGTAAACTTGGTCAGGAGGTCTGGGTCAATATAATCACCCCAGTTATAGATAACTAATTTGTCCGACACATTTCCTGTACGACTCTGCATGTAGGCAGAGATGCCCCAAAGGAAGAAGATAATGGCTAAGATACCTGCCAGAAATTGATAGAGTCTACGCATCCTGCTCCTCCTTCTCCTTGGTAATCGCATAATAACCTATCACTAAAAGAATAGAGAATAGGAAAACAACGGTTGACAAGGCATTGATTTGCAGAGAAATCCCCTTACGTGCACGTGAGTAAATTTCCACAGCAAGTGTTGAAAAACCATTCCCCGTTACAAAGAAGGTTACTGCAAAGTCATCCAATGAATAGGTAAAGGCCATGAAATAACCAGCAATAATACCAGGTGTCAAGTATGGCAACATAACCTCACGTAACATCTGCCATTGTGTTGCACCTAGGTCATAAGCCGCATTTACCATATCTCGATTCATTTCCTTGAGACGTGGCAACACCATGAGAACCACAATTGGGATTGAAAAAGCAATGTGACTCAATAAGACAGATACAAAGCCTAATTGGAAACCAATCAAGGTGAAGAGAATCAAGAAACTAGCACCAATCATGACGTCCGGTGCAACCATGAGCACGTTATTTAGGGATAAAATCCCAGTCTGTTGCTTTTGTTTACTCTCATAGATAAAGATAGACCCAAAGGTACCAATAATCGTTGCTAGAAGAGCGCTAAGGAAAGCTAAAAAGAAGGTTTGAGCCAGAATTAACATAAGACGGCTATCTGAAAACATGCTCTGGTAGTTATCCAGAGTAAAACCTGTGAAACTATTCATATCGCCACCACTGTTGAAAGAGTAGGCGATTAAATAAAAGATTGGCAGGTAAAGGATAACAAAGACAAGAGCTAAATAGAGATTTGCAAATTTTTTCATTGACGTCTCTCCTTTGTTAACCACATTGTCGCAATCATAGCAACAATAAGAACAACACCAATGGTTGCCCCCATTCCCCAGTTTTGTGTCGTGAGGAAGTGCTGTTCGATAGCTGTCCCTAGGGTGATAACTCGGTTACCACCAATCAAGCGTGTCAGCATAAAAAGGCTGAGACTAGGAATAAAGACCGACTGGACACCAGAGCGTACCCCATTAAGCGATAAGGGAAAAATAACCTTGGTAAAGGTCTGCCAATCATTGGCTCCCAAATCTTTACTTGCATTCACAATATTTTCATCCAAATCATCCAGTGCATTGAAAATCGGTAGAATCATAAAAGGAATTTCAATGTAGCTAGCTACGAAAATAAAGGAGAAGTCCGTAAAGAGGATTTGCATGGGTGCAATCCCAAAGAAACCGAGAAAGGCATTGATACCACCTTGTTGGCCAAAAATCCCCATAAAAGCATAGGCTTTCAGAAGGAGATTGACCCAGGTTGGCAAAATGACCAACATTAACCAAAGTTGCTTATGCTTCAGTCTGGTTAAGAGATATGCCGTCGGATAAGAGATAAGGAGAGTTACTAGAGTAATGATGGCTGCATAAAGAACCGAGTTAAAACTCATCCTTAAGTAAGTCCAACTGGAAAAGAAGGTGCCATAATTATCCAATGTAAAGTTGCCACTGATATCAAAGAAAGACTGATAGAGTAGCATGAGCACTGGAGCAACCACGAAGAGTAGGAGCCAAAGGAGGTAAGGTACCGAGAAGAGGCTAGCTGTTTTCTTCATAGCGCTCCTCCTCAATGGCATTAATCAAGCCATCTTCATGTTCTTCCACTTCCACATATTCTTCAATACGTGCATCGAACTCTTCTTCTGTCTCATTAAGACGCATGATATGAATATCCTCAGGCGTAAAATCAAGACCGATAATCTCACCCTCAATCGCCTTACGGGTTGAATGAATCATCCATTCATTGCCAAGATTGTCATAGGCAATGATTTCATAGTGGACCCCACGGAAGAGCTGAGTTTCCACGCGAACTTGCAATTTACCTTCCTCAGGAAGTGTAATCTGCAAATCTTCAGGACGAATAACCACTTCGACAGGTTCGTTAGGACGCATTCCTCCATCGACAGATTCAAAACGTTTCCCATTGAACTCAACCAAATAGTCCTCAATCATAACACCTGGGAGGATGTTAGATTCTCCAATAAAGGTTGCAACAAAGTGATTAATAGGTTCGTCATAGATATCAACCGGAGTTCCTGATTGAACAATTTCACCATCGTTCATAACAAAAATCCAATCCGACATGGCCAAGGCTTCTTCTTGGTCGTGGGTAACAAAGACAAAGGTAATCCCTAGACGTTGCTGCAATTCGCGCAACTCGTATTGCATTTCAGTACGTAGTTTCAAATCCAGTGCTGACAAAGGCTCATCCAAAAGGACCACACGTGGTTGGTTAATAATTGCTCGGGCAATGGCCACACGTTGACGTTGACCACCTGATAATTTTTGAATTGAGCGTTTTTGATAATCATTGAGTTGAACCATCTTTAAGGCTTCTTCTACACGCTCTTCGATTTCCTTTTTAGGCACCTTTTTCAATTTAAGGGCAAAAGCCACATTGTCAAAGACATTCATATGTGGAAAGAGGGCATAAGATTGGAAAACGGTGTGGACATCCCTTTTATTGATAGGAATATCATTGATACGCTTTCCATCCAAAAGGACGTCACCACTGGTCGCATCTAAGAGACCTGCAATGATGTTCAAAATTGTTGATTTACCAGAACCAGAAGCCCCAAGTAGGGTATAAAACTTACCTTCTTCTAATTCAAAGTTGATGTCTTTTAAAACTTGTGTGCCACTGTCTTCAAACACTTTTGAGACGTTTCGAAAGGCAATAATCGGATTAGTCAATTGTCATAAATCCTCCATGGATAGCAAATATAGGGATAGGGTTTTATTAGTTTAATTTGTCGCCAATGATACGTACTTCAGGCTCTAGTGTAACACCTGAATTTTCCTTAACTTTGGCGATAACATCTGCAATAAGGTCTTCGTAATCTTTAGCTGTCCCGTGATCAACATTGACCATGAAACCAGCATGCTTAGTTGACACCTCAACGCCGCCGATACGATGTCCCTTGAGGTTAGCTTCCATAATCAGCTGACCTGCAAAGTGACCTGGTGGGCGTTTAAAGACCGAACCACATGAAGGGTATTCAAGAGGTTGTTTAAGCTCTCGCAAGTGATTAAGACGGTTCATCTCATTCTTGATTTGCTCGTAGTCTCCTGGTTTGAGGTTAAATTTAGCTGAAATAACCACTTCTCCTGTTTCTTGGAGCACTGAACGACGATAACCAAAGCGCATATCTCTTGCGTCAATCGTACGAATATCACCGTCTTTTGTAAGAACCTGAGCAGAAACCAAGATATGGGCAATCTCGCCACCATAGGCACCAGCATTCATAAAGACGGCACCACCAACACTACCTGGAATCCCCGCTGCAAATTCAAAACCTGTCAAACTTTGGAAACGGGCTACCTTGGTTGTCGCAATCAAGTTAGCTCCCGCTTCAGCTTCAATTTGATAACCATTAACTGCGATACCATTGAGCCTGTCAAACATAATCACAAAACCTCTGATACCACCGTCACGAACAATCAAGTTACTGGCATTACCAAGCACCATCCAAGGAATGTCATGCTTATTAGCAAATTTGACAATACGAGAGAGTTCATAGCGGTTACGTGGAAAGGCCAAATAATCAGCTGGACCACCAACCTTGGTATATGTATAACGTTTTAAGGGTTCGTCGAAACGAATATCAATCCCCACTAAATCTTCTTTAAGTTCATCTAACATGTTATTTTCCATACTTTTTCTATACATTGATTTCTTTATAGGTATCGTGA
Above is a window of Streptococcus salivarius DNA encoding:
- the murB gene encoding UDP-N-acetylmuramate dehydrogenase; translation: MLDELKEDLVGIDIRFDEPLKRYTYTKVGGPADYLAFPRNRYELSRIVKFANKHDIPWMVLGNASNLIVRDGGIRGFVIMFDRLNGIAVNGYQIEAEAGANLIATTKVARFQSLTGFEFAAGIPGSVGGAVFMNAGAYGGEIAHILVSAQVLTKDGDIRTIDARDMRFGYRRSVLQETGEVVISAKFNLKPGDYEQIKNEMNRLNHLRELKQPLEYPSCGSVFKRPPGHFAGQLIMEANLKGHRIGGVEVSTKHAGFMVNVDHGTAKDYEDLIADVIAKVKENSGVTLEPEVRIIGDKLN
- the gloA gene encoding lactoylglutathione lyase encodes the protein MTKFLHTCVRVKDLEASLKFYKEALGFKEARRNDFPEYKFTLVYLQLEDDPDYELELTYNYDHEAYDLGDGYGHIAVGVDDLEATHQAHKEAGYTVTDLSGLPGKPKMYYFITDPDGYKIEVIRLTQFLEK
- a CDS encoding ABC transporter ATP-binding protein, producing the protein MTNPIIAFRNVSKVFEDSGTQVLKDINFELEEGKFYTLLGASGSGKSTILNIIAGLLDATSGDVLLDGKRINDIPINKRDVHTVFQSYALFPHMNVFDNVAFALKLKKVPKKEIEERVEEALKMVQLNDYQKRSIQKLSGGQRQRVAIARAIINQPRVVLLDEPLSALDLKLRTEMQYELRELQQRLGITFVFVTHDQEEALAMSDWIFVMNDGEIVQSGTPVDIYDEPINHFVATFIGESNILPGVMIEDYLVEFNGKRFESVDGGMRPNEPVEVVIRPEDLQITLPEEGKLQVRVETQLFRGVHYEIIAYDNLGNEWMIHSTRKAIEGEIIGLDFTPEDIHIMRLNETEEEFDARIEEYVEVEEHEDGLINAIEEERYEENS
- a CDS encoding ABC transporter permease — encoded protein: MKKTASLFSVPYLLWLLLFVVAPVLMLLYQSFFDISGNFTLDNYGTFFSSWTYLRMSFNSVLYAAIITLVTLLISYPTAYLLTRLKHKQLWLMLVILPTWVNLLLKAYAFMGIFGQQGGINAFLGFFGIAPMQILFTDFSFIFVASYIEIPFMILPIFNALDDLDENIVNASKDLGANDWQTFTKVIFPLSLNGVRSGVQSVFIPSLSLFMLTRLIGGNRVITLGTAIEQHFLTTQNWGMGATIGVVLIVAMIATMWLTKERRQ
- a CDS encoding SPFH domain-containing protein, with the protein product MQAALLFLLFSFLIILGILISMLYVVRQQSVAIVERFGRYQKIATSGIHMRLPFGIDKIAARIQLRLLQSEIVVETKTKDNVFVMMNVATQYRVNEQNVTDAYYKLMRPEAQIKSYIEDALRSSVPKLTLDELFEKKDEIALEVQHQVAEEMTTYGYIIVKTLITKVEPDAEVKQSMNEINAAQRKRVAAQELAEADKIKIVTAAEAEAEKDRLHGVGIAQQRKAIVDGLAESIAELKEANVGMSEEQIMSILLTNQYLDTLNTFAAKGNQTLFLPNNPNGVDDIRTQILSALKTDNKN
- a CDS encoding ROK family protein yields the protein MTILAIDFGGTQVKSALVSEQFAIEKSLPTQSSPQTLEQAIDVIDQIVTSVEVDLSGIAISVPGTVDTEEGVIYHGGLLRFFHGFRIKEVLEAKYHLPVMALNDGKAAALAELATGHLQGVANGAALVLGSGLGGGFIINGKLFQGSHFQAGELTFLLPVQMEKVDPSLMRGMTLSAVGLITKVNEVLGNSDLKDGLAAFKAINEGDKTVYPLFESYCRNLAITILNLQTIFDMETFVIGGGISAQPILIEEVNRQFDKVHHEIDFIGKIIKRPEIVACHHHNGANLIGAAYFLKQK
- a CDS encoding ABC transporter permease yields the protein MKKFANLYLALVFVILYLPIFYLIAYSFNSGGDMNSFTGFTLDNYQSMFSDSRLMLILAQTFFLAFLSALLATIIGTFGSIFIYESKQKQQTGILSLNNVLMVAPDVMIGASFLILFTLIGFQLGFVSVLLSHIAFSIPIVVLMVLPRLKEMNRDMVNAAYDLGATQWQMLREVMLPYLTPGIIAGYFMAFTYSLDDFAVTFFVTGNGFSTLAVEIYSRARKGISLQINALSTVVFLFSILLVIGYYAITKEKEEQDA
- a CDS encoding ABC transporter substrate-binding protein — encoded protein: MRRLYQFLAGILAIIFFLWGISAYMQSRTGNVSDKLVIYNWGDYIDPDLLTKFTKETGIKVQYETFDSNEAMYTKIKQGGTTYDIAVPSDYTIDKMVKEDLLVKLDKSKIKGFDQIGSSFKGLSFDPHNDYSVPYFWGTVGIVYNTKLVKKAPQHWDDLWSPDYKNQIMLVDGAREVLGFSLNSLGYSLNTKNMTELRLAETKLNSLTPNIKAIVGDEMKGYMVQGDAAIGVTFSGEASEMLDKNEDLRYVVPSEGSNLWFDNLVIPKTVKHEKEAYTFINFMLKPENAAQNAEYIGYATPNQAAKALLPKSITDDKAFYPSESTIKNLEVYNNLGQKWLGIYNDIYLQVKMYRK